TAAAGTAGTAGTAGTGGGGAGCCCGCTACAACTTAAAAGAAGTTTATTGCTTTATCATCAGGTGCGTGATGTGGGATTGCCTGTGATTTTTGTTTTAAACATGGCAGATGAGGTGGATAAAAATGGGTTAAAGCTTAATGTTGAAGAGTTTCAGAAACATTTAGGTGAAGATTTAATTCAAATCAACGCTCGAAATTCACAAAATATTCCTGCTTTAAAAAATAGGATTTTAGCCGATTTCCCGATTTACGAATCAAGTTTTCAAGTGTCTCCGTTGTTTGAGGGCGCGGTGCAAAAGATGCGTGAAAAATTAGAATTAAAGCGAGATTATACCGCATTTCAGTATTTGGCGCAGCCAAGTATTTCGTTTTTCACTCCAGAGCAAACACGCCATAAACAAGATATAATCACGGAGTTTCATCTTATAGAATCAAGGATGCAAGTGGCAGAAACCGTTCAGCGCTATGAATTGATAGATCCGCTCTGCGATAGACTATTGCCACCAGCCAACACCGATAATGTTTCTTTTACAGAGAAATTAGATAGGATTTTCACACACCCTGTTTTGGGGTATTTAATCTTCTTCTTACTCCTCTTTTTAGTTTTTCAGGCGATTTATAGCAAAGCCGAAGTGCCTATGGTGTATATCGATGAGAAATTTGGAGAATTGCAGGATTTTGCTAAAATTAATTTAGGGGATAGTCCGCTTGCGAATTTAATTTCCGATGGAATCATTCCAGGAATTAGCGGAATTGTGATTTTTGTGCCCCAAATTTTTATATTAACGCTGTTCTTATTATTGCTAGAGGAGTCGGGCTATATGAGCCGCGTAGTTTTTTTAATGGATAAATGGATGCGCCCGTTTGGGCTGAATGGAAAATCTGTGGTGCCACTCATGTCGGGGGCGGCCTGTGCCATTCCTGGAGTTTTGGCAGCACGCAATATTGAAAACACCAAAGAGCGATTAATCACGATGCTCGTGACCCCGTTCATTACTTGTTCCGCGAGATTGCCAGTATATGCTGTTTTGATTGCCCTAGTTATTCCCCAGCGTCAATTTTTAGGCTTTAATTTGCAGGGAGTAGTCCTAATGGGGCTTTACCTATTGGGAGTTTTTGGAGCCTTGCTATTTGCTTTGATTTTCAACAAAGGAATCAAAACACCATACAAGAGTTATTTAATCATGGAAATGCCCGATTATCGTATTCCATATTGGAAAAATGTATTGCTCGGGCTGTGGGAAAAAGTGAGTGCTTTTGTCTTTGGAGCAGGGAAAATCATTTTGGCAGTAAGTGTGATTTTATGGGTTTTGGCAAGTTATGGCGTTACCGATAAATTCAAGAATGCAGAAGCGCATATTGCGCAAGAAAGCCAAGTTCATCAATGGAACGAAGAGGATTTTGAACACCATTTGGCAGCCTATAAATTAGAAAATTCGTTACTCGGAAACATTGGGAAAACTATAGAACCTGTGTTTAAACCTTTGGGCTACGACTGGAAAATCAGCATCGGCGTGCTTACTTCTTTTGCCGCACGCGAAGTTTTCATTTCTACGATGGCTACTATCTATAGTTTGGGCTCAGACAATGATGATGAAAACCAAATCGTGGCGCGTATGCGTAACGAAATTCGCCCTAGTGGGGGAAAAGTGTTTAATCTTGCAACGGGCGTTTCGCTGATGTTGTTTTATGCCTTTGCTATGCAATGTTTGAGCACGCTTGCCGTGGTGCGCCGCGAAACAGGCACATGGAAATGGCCTATGGTGCAATTAGTGTGCATGACAGGGCTGGCGTATTTAGTCTCGATGTTAACTTATCAATTATTAAGCTAAAAAAATGGATTTGCAAATCATCATCATTGCCATACTTTTTGTGCTGGCATTGGTTTATCTTTTCAGAAAAACGATTTTACCTATTTTTACTAAAAAATCAGGCTGTGATAAAGGTTGTGGCTGTGGCAAAAAATGAAAGGAAATTAAAAATTTTTTAAAAATCTATTTTTTTGTTCCATAGATTATTCTGGGGAAAGCCCTGTTTTTTAATCAAACGATAAAAGTTTTAATCAAAGAAGGGAAAATTTTGAGAGATTAAATGAAACTTTTGCGTTCGGTATCGAAAAATTTGGCTTAAAGCCTTAAAATTTTAGGCACAGAGTCCAAAAACTCGTTCTATATATCGAAAATTTTCGCTGTTTTAATCAAAAACTTCTCTTCTTTAGCTAAAAAAATCTCTTCCGTGGGCAAAAGTTTTATCCCTTTGCCCAAAAATTAAATTCCTTTTGATTTATGCTTTGTTTCGCTAGTGTTTTATTTGTTTTCGCCTTCTTTATACATGAAAATATAATAGAGCAATACAATTACCCAAAAAAGGATAAAAGCACCGATTCCGCCAAGGAACAATTGCATACCCCATGGTTGGTATAAAATAGCACCGATCAATCCCGAGGCTATAGCCATCATGCAGCCCCCGATATAAGTTACAACTAGCGTTTTTCTAAAGCTATGGTCGCCCGTGAGCACAATGTATAGAAAGGCAAAAATAAAATAAGCGACCAAGGAAAATCCTCCAATCGCTAAAAAGTAAAAGCCTAAATTTCTAAAAGAAGTACCTCCTAATGAGGCAGAAAAAATACCGCCCAAAAAAAGAAGGCTTATAGAAATTATAGACCAATATGAATTAATGCTTTCAAATTTATTTTTATCCGACATGCGCCAATTTCTTGATCATTTCTCGGTTCACAATTTTAATTCTTCTTCCTTGTACAGCAATCAATCCGTCGTTTTTAAATTCTGAAATCAATCGAATTGCCGATTCTGTCGCTGTTCCAATCAAATTGGCCATTTCCTCGCGAGTGAGCGAAATGTTGATATAATTTTCGTTGTCATTTCCCAGCTGCTCCTCAAGCATCATTAAAACCTCTGCCAATCGCTCGCGCACAGTTTTTTGAGCCAAAGTTGTGATGGTTTCAGCCGCATCACCTAGTTGTTTAGAGATTAATTTCAGCATTTCAAAGCTAAAGCTAGGATTTTCTTGCAATAATTTTAAAAAAGCTCGCCAGGGAAAAACTCAACTTTCACGGTGCTAATTGCGGCCGAAGATGAGCCGAAGACTTCTCCAGTGAGCAATGAGCGATAGCCTATCATATCACCAGCCTTCAAAAAACGAATGATTTGTTCTTTTCCAGTAAAGCCTATCTTAAACACCTTGGCAGTCCCTTCTTTGATCAAGAAAATACCAGTTGGGATCTTACCTTCTTCTAGAATTAAATCTCCTTTTTTGAAAATAATTTCTTTTCTTTCACTTCTTAATACCTCCTTTTCCTCCTTAGAGAAAACATTCAACATCGCATCATTATCAAAATAATCATGCAGTACAGAGAAATTATTGATTTCAGACATAAAATGATATTTATCACGCAAATATAAGCAGAAGTTATTAAATTTGTGCAATATTATGAGTGAAACTTGTTACCATTGTGGTTTAGATTGTGAGGAAGATTTAATAATCTTTGACGACAAGCCTTTTTGCTGTCAAGGTTGTAAAACGGTGTACGAGATTCTAAATCAGCATCAATTAGCTACTTATTACGAGCTGAATAAAGCCCCAGGAACCCAGCCAAATGCTAAGAATAAGCACTCCTTTGATTTCTTAGATACGCCAGAAATCTTTGAGAAATTCATTGATTTTAATGATGATGGCATCGTGGTGGTGCATTTCTTTATCCCTGTGATTCATTGTAGTTCGTGCGTGTGGGTGCTCGAAAGTTTAAACGAGCTAAATGATGGGATTTTGTACTCCAATGTAAATTTTCCACAGAAAAAAGTGCAAATTACTTATGATTCTACCCAATTAAAATTAAGCGAATTAGCCTATTTTATGGCAAGTTTGGGCTACAAACCTGCGCTTAATTTAGAAAACATCGAAAAAGAAAAATCTAAGCACAATCGCCGATTGATTTACCAATTAGCCATTGCAGGATTTTGCTTTGGGAACATCATGCTTTTGGTTTTTCCTGAATATGTGAGCTCAGACGAGACTTGGCTGGAACAAAACAAAAACTTTTTCCGTTGGTTTTCCTTTGTTTTAGCCTTGCCCGTGTTGCTTTATTCTGCACAAGATTATTTAAAATCAGCATTTTTAGCCTTAAAAAATAAACGCGTAAATATCGATATCCCTATTGCCATTGGGATTTTGGTGCTATTTTTCAGGAGTTTTTACGAAATTCTTACAGGGCACAGCGGCGGCTATTTCGATAGCATGGCAGGCTTGGTATTTTTTATGTTGATAGGTAAATGGTTTCAGCAACGCACCTATCAAAGTTTATCTTTTGATAGAGATTACAAATCGTTTTATCCCATTTCGGTAGCCAAAATCACCGAAAATGGAATTCAAAATATTTTACTTTCTGAGCTTAAAAAAGGCGACCGAATTTTGCTTAGAGACGAAGAGATTTTGCCCGCCGATGCTGTTTTGATTAAAGGTGAAGCCCGCATCGACAATAGTTTTGTAACGGGAGAATCTCGCTTAATCACCAAAAAAGTGGGCGATAAAATTTACGCAGGAGGTAAGCAATCGGGGCAAGCCATCAGTTTGGAAATCATCGAAGAAGTCAATCAAAGTTATCTCACCAGCCTATGGAATCACGAAGTTTTTGCCAAAGAAGAATCCACGCTCGAGAATTTGGTAAACCATGTGAGTCAGTATTTTGTGTGGGTGATTTTAGCCATTGCAACCATTTCGGGAGTTTCTTGGTATTTCCACGATTCAAGCCGAATGTTCCAAGTCATCACAGCAGTGCTCATCATTGCGTGTCCGTGTGCGCTGGCGTTGGCGTCGCCCTTTACTTTAGGGAATTTAATGCGAATTTTCGGGCGAAATAAATTCTATGTAAAAGAAGCAAATACGATTGAGAAAATGGCTAAAATCAATAGCATTGTGTTTGACAAAACGGGAACGATTACCCAAAGCCAAAGCGAAGAAATTTTGTACGATGGTACACCGCTCACTCCGCAAGAAGAGCAAGCTGTGGCGAGTTTGGCGCAGCAATCCAATCACCCGCTAAGTCGTAGTTTGCAACATTACTTTAAACAAGTTTCCAAAACCGATGAAATTCTGAATTATCAGCAAATCAAAGGCAAAGGGCAACAAGCCACGATTGGCGGCGTGCAAGTGCAATTGGGAAGCCGAGAGTGGCTCGGAAATGCACCAAAATCCGATTTTGAAACTACCGAAGTTTTGCTCGCAATCAACGGAGAATACAAAGGGAGATTTATTTTCAAAAATAAATATAGAAAGCATTTAGCCCAAACGATTCAAGTGCTTTCCAATTTTAAATTAAGCGTTTTATCGGGCGACAATGCCAACGAAGAATCGAATTTAAAACAAATTTTTCCACAGCAAACGAGTTTGAACTTTAACCAAAGTCCGCAAGAGAAGTTGGAATTTATCGAGCAATTGCAACAACACGGCGAAAAAGTAATGATGCTCGGCGATGGACTAAACGACGCCGGCGCACTCAAACAGAGCAATGTGGGCGTTGCCGTGGCAGAAGATATGAATGTGTTTTCGCCTTCGTGCGATGCAATTTTGGGTAGCACTTCGTTTGACGAGTTACCCGAATTTTTACGATTGAGCAGAGTAGGCGTGCGTTTAGTCAAAACCGCTTTTGTCATTAGTTTTCTGTACAATGTCATTGGGCTGAGTTTTGCCGTTACGGGGAATTTAACGCCCGTTGTGGCGGCGATTTTAATGCCGATTAGTTCGATTTCAGTAGTGCTTTTTGCCACTTTTAGCACTTGGCTCGCGGCGTATTTTATCTTGAAAAAACGAAAAATATAGCAAATTCTTATTTTTTCATATTGTGAGAATTAAGTTTGGTCTGAATAAGAGCCATCTATATTTTGTTATTTACCAAAAGGTTAATATATTTGTGATTAATCTGGATTTTTATGACGAAAAAGCAAAAGAATCAAGAGCGCAAAAAATTAATGAAAGAATTAGAACAGCTTACGATGTACTATAAAGAGATTTCACTCAGAAGTGAGAAAGTTGCTCGTTATTATGATGAGCAAATTGAAAGAATTGTGGAAGCTTTGAAAGAATTAGGTCATTAATTCAATAAAAACAGAAAACATGAAAGAGAAAGTTTTAGAATTAAAAAGGCGATATGTGGCGGCTAAGACCGATAAAGAACGCGAAACCATAGACCAAGAAATGAGATTGCTTATGCAAGAAGATGGAGAGGCTTGGGCAGAAGCTATGCTTGAAAGCGCTAAAGATACGGCGCAAAGAGCAGAAAATTTAGTGACAAGCGTAAGAGCAAGAGAACAGCTCGAAGATGTTTTGCCTATTTTGCCACTATCTTACATTGCTAAAGTATATTTCAATAAATCTCGTCAATGGCTATATCAAAAAGTAAATGGTAGTATTGTAAACGGAAAACAGTCCAATTTCACGGAAGAAGAAGTGAATACTTTCAATAAAGCTTTAAGTGATTTAGGAAAAAAATTACAAGAGATCAAAGTTACTTTATAATAACTTGTAAATAAATTTCAATTGAGCACTCGTTTTGAGGGTGCTTTTTTTATACTTGCCTCGTGGCGTATTTTATCTTGAAAAAACGAAAAATATAGCAAATTCTTATTTTTTGGGATTCGTTCAGAGATAGGCTTTGGATGAAAAAACATTTTTATTCCGTTTTTTGAATCAAAAACACACACAAAATTTAATTTTCAGTATAAAAAAGATTAAATTTGTGAGAGAATAAAACGGGGTTTATTTTGGTTTGAACCGATGTCAATTTCTCGAAAAAATGAAATATAGTGAAGCAAATATTTTTATCGCATTAATTTTTCAAAGTTGCGCGTCATTTAAAGAGCCTAAAATTAATGGTACTTTGAATGAAAATAACTTATCTCAATTAAACGGACAATACAATGATTCCGTAAGTTCTGGGGGCGGATTGTATGTTAAGAAATTAAGTGATGTTCTTGATAGGAATGTGAATATGTTTGATTTTAAGCATGATGAAAAATATGTAGGAAAAGGAATTACGGTTGATTTAAAAGTGGTTTCTAAAAACATGTTAAATGTAAAGTTTAAGAAGCACAATCAAATAATTTCAGATAAGAATGTAAAAGTAAAACTAAAGAATGATGGTTTTTTGTATGTTAAAGGTAAAAAATTCATGATAGATTTTGTTCCATTTGTACTTGGTGGGTGGAATGTCCAAAAATCCAGATTAACATTAAACTCAGATGGGAACTTATATGTTGAATCAAATTATTTCTTCTATGCTGCACTTTTTACTGTCATTGGTGATTGGAAGACATTAAGATATGAATCGACTTTTGATAAAAAAGAGTAAGCAAAATTTAATTTTCAGTATAAAAAAGATTAAATTTGTGAGAAAATAAAGCACATGGAATTATCTCAACGCGTACAATCTCTTAAACCTTCAGCCACGCTTACCATGGCGGCAAAAGCCCGCGAATTGAAAGCAGCAGGCAAAGATATCATAAGCCTAAGTTTGGGCGAGCCTGATTTTGAAACTCCAGATTTCATCAAAGAAGCGGCGGTTCAAGCCATTCACGAAAACTATAATCACTATCCGCCATTGAACGGGTACCCTGATTTGCTCGAAGCCATTGCACACAAGTTTAAGCGAGACAACGGCTTGGAATACAAAACATCCGAAATTATGGTTTCTACAGGTGCAAAACAATGTATTTACAACAGCATTATGGCACTTGTGAACGAAGGAGACGAAGTGATTTTGCCTTCGCCGTATTGGGTGAGCTATTCCGACATTACGCAACTTGCGGGCGGAAAAGTCGTGGAGATTCCTACCACTTTAGAAACGAATTTTAAAATCACGCCCGAGCAATTGGAACAAGCCATCACGCCTAAATCCAAAGTCTTGATGTACAGTTCGCCATGTAACCCGAGCGGTAGCGTGTACACGAGAGAAGAATTAGAAGGCTTGGCAAAAGTACTCGAAAAACATCCACAAATCATCGTGATTTCAGACGAGATTTATGAGCACATCACTTATTCTACCAAAATGGTGAGTATGGCATCTATCGGGAATATGAAAGAGCGCACCATTACCATCAATGGTTTGGCAAAAGCCTTTGCGATGACGGGCTGGCGAATTGGCTACATTGGTGCGCCCGAGTGGATTGTGAAAGCGTGCAGCAAACTGCAAGGACAAATCACTTCTGGGGCTAATTCCATTGCACAGCGTGCCGCGATTGCTGCCGTTTCTGCCGACCCGAGCAAGATTCATTATATGATAGACGCGTTCAAAAAACGAAGAACTTTGGTCTTGGAAAAAGCAAGAGAAATCCCTGGTTTTGAAGTGACTGAGCCAGAAGGTGCCTTTTATATCTTCCCGAAAGTTTCATCTTTATTTGGCAAAACATTCAATGGTGTAACGATAAATTCAGCTTCAGATTTGAGCTTATATTTGCTTGAAAAAGCGCAAGTGGCAACCGTTACGGGCGAAGCTTTTGGAAATCCTAATTGTATCCGACTTTCTTATGCAACTTCGGAGGAGCAATTAATCGAGGCTTTTGCTCGAATTAAAAAAGTTTTAAGCTAAAGATTTTTTAGTCAAAATTCAGAAATAAAGGCGATTTGCAGATGTTGTGAATCGCTTTTTTCTTGGGCTTAAGCTAGTTTTCTTTTCATTAAAATAAAAAAATGAAATAAAAAATGGAATTTAAACGATTTTTAAGCCGTGATTTTTGTGTACTTTTGTCTTTCAAATTAAAAATATATAAAAAATGCGTTTTCCTCAACCATATACTTTAGAAAAAATTGCCAAAATGATTGGCGCCGAGTTTGTTGGTGACAAAGATTTTGAAGTTTTAGGCATCAACGAAATTCATTGTGTGGAGCCGGGCGACATCGTTTTTGTGGATCATCCTAAATATTACGACAAGGCTTTGCAGAGCAAGGCAACGATTGTTTTAATCAACAAAAAAGTGGAATGCCCAGCCGGAAAAGCACTTTTGGTGAGCGACGATCCGTTTCGTGATTTTGTGAAAATCGGAGAATATTTTGTGCGAAAAAACACGCAAAATCAGTTGCAGAATCCGAATTTGGAAGTGGGAGAGGGTACTTACATTGCCCCAAATGTCTTTATTGGTGATGCTGTGAAAATTGGTAGAAATTGCTACATTCACCCCAATGTTACTTTGGGCGATCGCACTGTGATTGGTGATAATGTAATTATTCATGCGGGCACGGTTTTGGGTGGCGACGCATTTTATTACAAAAAAAGAGAATCGGGCTTTGATAAACTGAAATCTGTGGGAAATGTCGTGATAGAAAACGATGTGGAAATCGGAGCCAATTGTACCATCGATCGAGGCGTAACTTCTTCCACCACCATCGGGGCGGGTTCTAAATTAGATAATTTAATCCAAATCGGGCACGATACCATAATCGGCAAGAAATGTTTAATCGCTTCGCAAGTGGGCATTGCAGGTTGTTGCGTGATTGAAGACGAAGTCACTTTCTGGGGGCAAAGCGGTACCACAAGTGGCATCAGAATTGGTGCGCGTGCAGTCATCAGTGCCAAATCAGGCGTGGCAAAATCTATCCCAGGCGATAAATTGTACATGGGAATGCCTGCCGAAGAAGGGAAAACGGCTTATCGTAAATATGCGATGCTCAATATTTTAATGAAAAATAAAGGCAAGCTTTAATCAACGCCTGCCACGACAACTACCATTTCGCCTTTGAGTTTTTTCTCTTGGGCGATTTGTAATAATTCTTTGAGCGAGCCGCGTAAGGTTTCCTCAAATTTTTTGGTGAGTTCGCGCGAAAGGCTTGCTGGTCGTTCTTCTCCAAAATAAGTACAGAAATCTTTTAAAGTACGCTCGATTTTGTGTGGGGATTCGTAGAAAATCATAGTTCTTTTTTCTTGGGCTAAAGATTCAAGCAAGGTTTTTCTGCCTTTTTTAATCGGTAAAAAACCCACAAAAGTAAAACTATGATTAGGCAATCCCGAGAGAATTAATCCTGGCACAAAAGCCGTAGCACCAGGCAAAACTTCGGCTTCAATGTCATTTTCAATGCAAGCACGCAAAAGCAAAAAACCAGGATCCGAAATCCCTGGCGTGCCCGCATCTGTAATCAATGCAAAGTTTTTCCCCGCTTTGAGCTGCGCGATGAGCGATTCGGTTTCGGCGTGTTCATTATGTGCGTGGTGCGAGCGCATGGGCGTTGCAATTTCGTAATGTTGCAATAATTTAGCACTATTGCGTGTGTCTTCAGCCAAAATTACATCTGCCGATTTTAAGACTTCTAGTGCACGCAAAGTGATATCGCTCAAATTCCCAATAGGCGTGGGTACAAGAGAGAGTTTTCCGCTCATTATTCAAAGCGTTTTAGCGCAAGTTCTCTCAAGCGTTCAAAATATTCTCTTTTGTCTTCGTCAAGGTGCATTTCTTGCTCCAAGTCGTTGAGGTACATTTGGGTAGAATTAGGGTCAGAAATACGGTTTAAGATGTCGAGTGTAGAATCCATAAACTCATCATCTCCTAAAAATAATTGATTTAAAAACCCAATTCTATCGTTGAAATCTAGTACCATAGGCGGAATATCGTAGATAGATGATGTGCTTGTGGTTTTTTCGGGTTCGTCAACAATGCTTCGTTTAATTTCTTCTATAGCAGATGGGCCTTCATTCATCATTGCTTCGCCTTTTTCTTCTAGTTCCTCTTCTTCGTCGTCTAGAGAAAAGTTTGCTACTACGGTTTTAGCCTCATCTTTGTGTATCTCAAAATCAAAAAAAACAGGTTTTTCCTCTTCCTCTTCTACCTCAGTTATATTTTGATTTGCCTCAAGAGTTGCGGGATTTTCTTCTGTTGTTGAGGCTTCTACTTGTGAATCTAGCGTTTTTTCTTCTACTTTTTTGGTTTCAGATGGTTTAGCCACTTCTTCAATGGGCTCCGCTGGAGAGGCTATGGTAGGCTGAGGTAAATCTTCGGGTGAAAGCTTATTTTGGTCTAAAAACTTTAAAAGCACAAATTTCTCGTAAAGTGTTTTTAGTTTATTTTCGTAAGACAACACACCGTTGAAAGTTTCACAAGTTTGTAGAGATTTAGCCAAATCTTTAATTTCTTGTACTAATTCGTTTTTGAGTTGAGGTAATTGCTTGTTCATAAAATTTTGCATTGAGCGTTTACGAGCGGTAAAGTTAATACAAATTCGCTAAAAAGAGTAATGTTCTTTCAGTTTTTCAATGATTTGAAAAGCGGCAGGGCAAATTTCAAGATTTTTTATGGTTAAATGATTAATTTGGTACAATCTACGGCGATCGGTGTGCGGAAACTCTCGGCAAGCACGCGGGCGCACATCGTAGATAAAACAAAAATTGTCTTCGCCCAGAAAAGGGCACGGCACACGCTGAAACACCCAATCGTTTTCTTCATCTTTTCTTAAATAAGAATCGGTGAATTGTTGAGGTTTCATTTTGAGTTGTTTAGCAATGCGTTCGATGTCTTTTTCTATAAAAAGCGGACCTGTCCCGCGACAACAATTGCCGCACTCTAAGCAGTCGAAATCGGCAAAAATTTCATCGTGAAAATCTTTAGCCACTTTGTCCAAATCCTTTGGTTTTCTTTTTTTTAATTGAGCTAAAAATTGCTCGTTTTCCTTACGCTTGCTTTGGGCTAAATCTTGGTGTGCTTGGATATCAATCATGATTAAATTCTAATAAAGATTCACCTCTAAATTTTCTAAAAATTTGTGCCACGGTGAGTACATCTTTTTCGCAATAAATTTTAATTCTTTCTATATTTTTTTCTTTGTAATACACGCGAGCCACTTCGCTGCCGTCGATATCATCTTTAGGCGTAGGAACGCCGAGCAATGCTGCTAGCAAATTGAGCGATGTGTAATGTTTATAATCCCCGAATTTCCAAAGCTCCATGGTGTCGAGGTGTTGGCTTTGCCATGGTCTTTTGCCCATGGTGTTTAAAATCTCGGGGAGCGGGAGCCCATTGGCAAGCAGACGCCGACCAATGTAGGGAAAATCGAACTCTTTGCCGTTGTGTGCGCAGAGAATTGCATTTTTCTGGTGATAATGCTTGTGGAGCATTTCGGAGAAATCTTGTAATATTTTTCGTTCGTCATCGCCAAAAAAGCTTTTGGTTTTAAACTGATTTTCGTTGAAAATAACGCCACACGAAATGCATATGATTTTACCAAATTCTGCCCAAATCCCTGCGTTGGATTCATAAAACACCTCGGGCGAAATGTCTTCTTTTTCTCGGCGGTATTTGGTTTTTTGTTCAAATAGCGATTGCATCAAAGGCGAGAGCTCGTTCCATTTTTGGTGTTGTGGAACGGTCTCAATATCTAAAAAAAGTATATTTTTAGGGTTTAAATGTGCAATCATTTCTCAAAAATACTAAATATTCTTGATTTTGGTTTTAGCTCGAAAAAATATGGTCATAAAAAAGCACCAAATTTAGGATTTTTGGCGCTTTATTTATTGTCAGATGAAACTATGAGAAATTGTTAAGGAACAAATTTAAC
This Ornithobacterium rhinotracheale DNA region includes the following protein-coding sequences:
- a CDS encoding YkgJ family cysteine cluster protein, whose protein sequence is MIDIQAHQDLAQSKRKENEQFLAQLKKRKPKDLDKVAKDFHDEIFADFDCLECGNCCRGTGPLFIEKDIERIAKQLKMKPQQFTDSYLRKDEENDWVFQRVPCPFLGEDNFCFIYDVRPRACREFPHTDRRRLYQINHLTIKNLEICPAAFQIIEKLKEHYSF
- a CDS encoding 3'-5' exonuclease translates to MIAHLNPKNILFLDIETVPQHQKWNELSPLMQSLFEQKTKYRREKEDISPEVFYESNAGIWAEFGKIICISCGVIFNENQFKTKSFFGDDERKILQDFSEMLHKHYHQKNAILCAHNGKEFDFPYIGRRLLANGLPLPEILNTMGKRPWQSQHLDTMELWKFGDYKHYTSLNLLAALLGVPTPKDDIDGSEVARVYYKEKNIERIKIYCEKDVLTVAQIFRKFRGESLLEFNHD